The following nucleotide sequence is from Toxoplasma gondii ME49 chromosome IV, whole genome shotgun sequence.
ATCGCCACCTGCGCAGTACAGTGGATAATAGGattttctccttgtctcgCAGAATAGCACGCACATCTTTTTGGACTGCGAGTACGGTGAGCATTCGTTCTCTGTATCTCCTTTTCCACCGCTGAAAAGTCGTAGCAACAATCTTGAGCacatcttctctcgtctttctgcgAAATAAGCTTGATAGGTGTGTCAATCGCCTCCACCCTCGAATGAGGACTTTGAGTCTCCAAGGGCGTGAAAGGGCCGCAGCTCTACATAGGAAAACATGCACAATACCACAGAATGAAACCAATCAGTGACCAAAGTGTGTCCATAATCTGGTATGTTTATGCGGTGTCTCGTGTTAGACTGTGCACTCTGAACGGTTGAACAGAAACTGGTTCAGGTTTTGGTACGGCCGCCATTATGCGGCGGCGAGCAAGTCGACCAACACCAAACATCCGAGACGTCAAATCGCTCACCTCTCATGTTCTGCTGCGGCGCGgatcgtcgcctctctccacaaCCCAAGAACCATAGAAAGGATTTCTCGGCGACGAGCCTCTTCCAGCTGCGAGGCAACAGTTAGAAGCTTCGTGCAAGCGCTGATGTAGGCATGCCATTTGCACCAGCCTTTCATGCCCTTTTTAAGTAGCGAATGCTTATATACAATCGCTGCATAATCCTCACGCACTCGCGCCTGAATCTGAGTAAGTCGGTAGCTCGAAAAAGCTCGTAGTACCCGGAACTTGAGAGATCTGTTATGGGCAGCCCCGCCTGTCGCACAGTGAAACAAGAAACGTAATACATGACACGTGAAACGGTCAAACGGCTCAGCACTACACGGCCTGTCCACCCGCGTACTGCGCCTCATGTGGAATGGAAGTAACACAGTTTCTGGTCGTGTCACAGTCTCCGCAGCCAACTGTCGTCACAACTATGTCCCTTCATTCAATATGGACGACTTGGTTGTCAACCGTCGAGATTGATGATTCTCAATGGAATCGGAAAGGCAGATATTTTTTCGCGATAAAGTCCTCGGCATATTGGATGGATCTCTACTACACCCATCccccctcctctctcctccaacagagaagagccaCTCATCGACATTCAAGAGATATGCCACTTCATGAGTGCGTTCCCGCTTATAGCCACGGCCATTGTGACTTACCCATTGCTGTAAGCTCGTGTCCTTCGGTAACAGCAGCCCGCAGAGCTATCAGGCCGAACTTTTTAAGGAAAATCTTACGGGCACTAGCGGCATAATGAATGCGAAACCAGGCCAAAAAGTGTCTCTGAGCGGTGTGAGCGAGAGCTTCTAAGTGACAGATCTCTCCCTTAATTCGAAGTTGGGCTATAGTGTGTGCAAACATGCGTAGAGCCAGAAAGGCATGGCGCAAGATTCTGGCGGCTCTATGTTGTTTTGCATCCGAGTTTAGTCTACGCAGAAGCTGTCTTTCCGAAGCAATATGCCTCCATGTAGACAAAAAGTTGTGAAGGGATGAAGACTGGAACGGAAGTAGTTTTTGAGGAATTGCCTGCAGGGGCCGCGATAACGCGTACCCCGCCTGACGTTCGTCAGTAAACTCTAGCAGCTGACCCAGCTCTTGGATAGGAAGGACGGGTTCTGAAAGTGAATAGCAGATGTCCCTGGAGTTcgtggaaggcgagaacgggCTCTCGGTGTCATCAATCTTGGATACGTATTGACGCAAACATGTGCGTCGCGCACCCTCGCTCCTGACTCTAAGCTTCAGCAGCGTGTGTTCCACTGGTTCCGGCTGGGAGCGTGGCCGCACGCTTGTAGAGTGCAAATTGCCGCTTCCAGTGACTTTCAGAGCTGCGATAGCCTGGAATGCATGCCTGACGCCTGGTGTCGGGGGAGTCGCACGACCGCCACCGCGCGGGACACTCTCCCTGGAACAGCAGAGGCGGGTTTCTTCGCGGTTGTGGCTCCGGAAATCTGCGAAGGCCTTGCGCTGTCGGCTTTCCTCAACATCCGATGGTATAACGGCCTCAGAAGTTGGCGCGCTGCGTGCATCGAGAAGTACCTTCGCTGACTCAGTCAAATTACAGCTTTGCATGTGTGTGGCACTAGCACGGGACTCCAGACGTGAGCCGCAGGACGGTCCAGGGGGCGCCCGCCGGGAGTTGTCCGAGTCAGTATCAGAATTGGCAAGCCGTGTCCCGTCGTAAAGGACATTGCTATGCTGTTCGGCAGCAACCTTTGTTGCGTGTGGATCTGGCTTAGCGCAAGGCGGAAGAAACTGAAGGGGTTCCGATGGAAATCTATGCAGGCCAGGCACCAGTGTGAGAGGCGAGGGCGTGAAGAATCCTTGACGGACGTTTCTGTCCACCGGCCTGTCATGTGGTGCCGGTGATAATGGTCGGGAATAGGAAAGCTGTTGTGCTGTCTGAGAACTCTCTTGTCCTTCGTCACCGTCCTTTGCAATAGTCAAATCGGTTGCAGATTGCTTCCAGTAGCAGTGGATTTCGGCTAGTGAAGGATGAGTGAATGATGTAGATGCAACGGTTGATGCTGTGTTCCATGAGCCGCTTCTGTTGCCGTGGCTAAGCCGCTTCAAGTATGGAGGGATGTCAGACCCTCCGCGCCCTTGCTCTTTCGACAGTGCGTATCCGGTCGGGGAAACTGCAGAAAACGATTGATCCTCCTGATGCCTTTGCCCAGGGAAAAAACTGAGGCCAGAGCAAGAACCGTCGATATCTGGGCGGGCTAATCCCCATCGTGTCGTCCGCCCATCCTTCTCACTCCCGCCAGCCGGATCACAGGTTATTCTGCCATAACCCTCCATTATTGTTTTTAAGGTAGGGTTAATCAGAAGCAAGCACTATGCAACTCTGACGCTAAATCCGTGTCAACAACGTTGTGAACAATGCCGATACTGCATTGGCAACTTCCTTCCACTGAACGCAACAAGGAGTACGCTGAAACAAACGAGAGTTATTGCTGACACTATGCGGCGGCTGATTGCCCTTTTGTCGTCGTGTTTGGTATACTAGAGTCatctatgcatatgtgtCTATCGAGAGCGTTATTACGTCGTTGTGGAGAGCTTTGCGGAGACCGTCCGTTTCTCCAAGGGGCTACAATTTTTGCGAGCAACGATGCAGCTTGCCGGGTGCGGGCTGGGTCTACAGCTCAGCCCCAAGAAAAACATCGCTGAACCCGTTGTTTTTGAACACGAGAAGGTCTTCTGACGTAAGTGAAGAGGAGCAATTTCTGCGATGGTGAGGATACCAGAAAGGGTCCATATTCTGCAGCTTTGAACGTACATTCGCAAAGACGAACCAAAACTCAATTGGCTAATTCCACTGCAAGAAACAACGCCACACGTTGAATGCAGGATCTCTCCGACGTACTGGCAGGTCTGAACGAGAATTGACGACGCAGTTGGGTTTCCTCTTGATCTGTACCCGGCTGAAGAAAATATTTTTGTTACAATGGGAAACTCATGCTGTCCATGTAACGGAAGCGGACTGTTTTGGCTCGCCCACAGGTTTTACTTCTCGCCCCACTTGTCTTTCGGTATAAATTAGAGCATGCACAGGCAGGTTGAATTCGAAAAGTTCATGCGCATTATGGGTAAAATAAGAAACAACATGGCGTTCGTTGGTAACAGGAGCGCATTGACCTTGCTGTGGACATTAGAATTTGAATCAGAATTGTTTTTTCCCCATACAGACTGTGGCATAATACGGTTGCATAACAAACAATTGGACCACGAACTCGGCATGGCAGCAGAGTCACTTTGAACTTGGTCACAACAGATAGATCTTTGTCGATCTGGGGTGACCTCGCAGCCAAATGGAGATCTACAGCTATCAGTTTCTCTGGGCAGTAGACGAAGCGCGAAAGCAGGCGCGGAAACCGCAAGACGATTTTCACTGTTGTTCTCCCTGCACACGTGGGTGCCAGCAGCTTTTCAGGTGCAGCTGAAAAGCATAAGACAAACAATATGCGGACCCTTTTTGAGATCAGACCCGATGTTGTCCGACTGCAGCCCCCGATCTTCGCGTGGCAACCGATGCCAGCCAAACCAGACTGCTTTGCCTTTGTCTGGTACGGTTCTAAGGAGGTCGGGCTGTACGATACATTGGCACGTCAAGTAAGGACCATTTTAAGGCCTCCAAAACAAGGTTGGTGAAGTGCCTAACACGTATTGCTTCTCGAGTTTTCGAAACGCACCGTCACTGCGAAACATAATGTAAGTTTAGGTTACATTCCAAATCTCGTGTGATCGATGTTGTGCACAGGGGTGCAGTGTCCAGAGGAAATTCCAACAGAAAAGACGCTGTACCTGTGCTCGTGGCGGTTCCCTTCTCCGTTACCAGGTGCTGTTTCCCGGTGGATTTTCTTGATGGGTGCAGGAGTTTGTCACTTTTGCGACCATGATGCTCCAGCTTGCTTTTGTCCTTTGTTCAGTATGCCAAGTTTCTGTTGGATTCGAACGCACCCGTTTCGGCTCTGCTTTGGGACTGCGAAGGAAAATGCCTGGCAGTGTCCCAAACAGGCGAAGCACGTACGTTTCCATGCCAGCATTCCACGGTTCACAATCATGATATCAAAGCGGTTTTTTTCAAGCACAATTTTAGCCCTGTACCAAGTACTGCGTCCGCCAAATTGGTTGCTTCTTTGAACGCAACTGTGAGTGTTGTTGGATTCGTTGTCCTTCTAAATGTGTGTAGAGGTTACTCTGTGGGACGCGACGTCACAGACGGCAATCACTGTCGAAACAGGAGGCAGGGAAGTGACCTTCATGCAGTGGTCAACTACCCAGCCAGTTCTGGCAATTGCGACGTCCAAGGGATTTGTGTTCCTGTATAATCGAGtaacgagagaaaagcaaaccGTCGTGGGCACCCACACACTCGCAGTAAGGTCGGGGAGCTGGGACAGCGGAGACACAATCGCTCTGGGGAGCGAGGACAAGGTTGTTTCCGTGTTAACAGCAGAAGGTGAGTACTACTCGCGGACCATGTGGCCCTCCTGCAGTCAAGGAAATACGTCGGGACAGTTTTCCCTGGGTGGCACGTAAAGGGTTGCGAGGGCTCGAGTGCAGGAAGAGAACTGCGTCATTGAATGATCATGAACAAACATTCGCATATCCCTGTAAGCGCAGAAACGTTCGTGGCGGTAAGGTGTTAGGCTCACTAAACACTACATGTTTCTACTCGAGTAACGGTATGTGGTTTCGGACTCGATAGCTGAATGCACACATACCGTTTTCCAGTCGTTGTGTCGGACACAGGTACTTTGGTCCACGCGTTCCAGACGCGATTGTCTCCGAGTCTTATTCAGTTTGCCAGATATCCTGCTGGACCAGCTCGGGGCCTGTCAAGATTGTTCAGCGTTCTTCTGGGGGAGCAATCAGTATCCATTTACTCTGTGGACGATCCCTCTGATACGTTAGGTGAGTACTGATGTATGCTTACACGGCTGTAGAATGGCACACTTACACCTGTAGTCGATTTCCTTTTGACGTTGACTCGAGGACACGACCTTCACAATACAACTGAGCCCTGCCGTACACGCCTCTCAGAGGTATGAGTAGAAAGATGTGCGACACCGCATATACGAAAGGGCAATAAGCCCGAACTCTCCAGAGCGAGAGGACTCTAGGAGAGCGAATGGATCTATACTTCCCCCActgcttctgctgcctcACTGAAAATTGTTACAAACACTTGGGAGAGGAGAATGCGGCACGGCAGAGAACGGAGGTGTTTAGCATTTTGTATCATAACTAGGCTCttcgtcgcgtttttttGTCAGAGATCTCCTTAAACTATGGCTTTGTTAGAGATATGACCTGGGCGGATGAGAAGACCTTGATCGTCGGATATAGGTATGGTGATGTAGATGTGCTGGAAgtggagatgaagaaaaagaagattGTGACCGTCTCGTCTCAACGGGTCTTCTCACAGTATTTGGAcggcctctccttctcgccgaagacaaagaaagttGCTCTGGCAGGTAACTGCCTAATCACGAGAGCAATGTTCGAGTTTGCGCTCATGCCAAGCtttgcagaaaaaaagatcGCGCAGTCTAGAGGCCTGCCGACAGATATAATATCCAATACCAGCGGAGGGTGGGCGAGACATCCAGCGTTCTGGTCTCTCCAACAATGACGCCTTGTAACAATGACGCCTTGTAAAGTGTCAAATGTATACTTGCATTCGACCCCTTTCATTGACAACAAAAACTGGGGCCCAGTGCCGACGCTGTTGTCGAAGCTTCGTTGGCGTCATCGCCTCAGTAGTTACTAAATCCTAATAATGGCATTACGACTTTGCTCCACAGATTTCGTGTATATGATCATGCATTAAGGTAGATCATAGTCAGGAAATAAGCAGAGTCTTTTTAAAATGCAGCATCTGACAACGAAGGTGCACTTCCCCCCGCGAGATGCGTCGTTGCTCTCAGGCGACGGGGCTATCCGGATCATCAGCGCCCACAACTGGGCGGAGGTGACGCAAGAGGGCATAAAACTGCATCCTCAAATCGGTCGCGTCGCCCAGGTTTCATGGTCGACAACTGGTGAACTCCTATGTTTCAGCACCACCACAGGTATCCAGCAAAACGGGCAGCGCTTCTCCGGCTTTGAAATGCCTTTGGCGATCAGGATTTGCCGGCGCTGGTAAAtagttttcttctctggccCCTCCATCAGGCCGTCTCACCTGGATACACAGCGTCTGGGAAAATGCAGACCAATGACAGAAGGTGTCAGAGCTTTTTGGATTCCGGATTGAGGCCCAGCTGTACGGCATCGCCATAACTATTGAAACATGCTGTGAAACACAAGAAGCGTCAAGGCACCTCTGGGCATACCAAAAGGTGTGCACACAGACCGTGAAATGTGACGCGTATCGTGGGAATCTCACGATTGCTGATAACGTAAGACTCGTCTAAcgcgtctgtttcctgcaATCTCTGTTGCTCTCTTCAGGATACATTGCATGTTACTCAGCATGGAGGCCTTCCCTCGCCGCATCGTTTCTCACTACTATCCTCCATGCTACCTCTCTTTCTGACCTCGTTATCTCTGGTACGGAATTTTGGGGCACTGAAACGATATCTCTCTCGGCTGTTAGCCTGATGCACTTTTCCTTCAACCGTTACCTGCCCAGCTAGAGAGTTCATTCAAGAATCTAGTAAAGTCCGCTTCCACTTGCTGTGTATGTTGCCTTACTAGATGCTCACACCCTGTCGTGCAGTTCGTCCACGATCACTGTCGATTTTGAGCCGGCTTTCGCCTCTTGTGGCCGCCATCACTGTGCGGTCGGAGCAGGGCATTTTGTCAAGTACTTCAGTTATAACTCATCAAAGGTATGGTTTGTTGGCGCAGGCAACATGGATTGCATGCTCGCGAAGGGCGCATCCGCAAATAACATTCACGCTAGCAGCTAGCTGATCACGACACAAAAAATTAAATAAGAGGATGGTGTTGTGGTGGCAGTAGACTCTGTGAAGTGTAAGAGCAGCGTAAATGTCACGTTCTGTCGGCGCCTAGGCGGAGCGGCGCTCGGGCCTCCCTCCATTGTAGCAGAATCGCTTGTGTTACGTGTGAACTACAGATGTAAGTTATATTTTGACTGCCATGCGCGTCGCAGCACATGAACGAGCGATAAAGGCCCGACGCCGACAGATCCGCTCCACTTAACAAATGGGAACAGTAGCTGAAATTTGCTCTTCGTTGTGTAGCCACGAGCTAAGATTTTGTTAGCTGCGGCAGCACTGCCGAGAGCAACGACATCAGAAGACCGCGTCAAGCGTGCAAGTGGAAAGAGGTTTCAGATTGTCGCCTCGCCAGTGTTCCCATGCACGTAGTGCTGAGAAGCTTCGTCACGATTTCGTACGTCACTGAGTGTGTGTGCGGATTCGACTACATACAGGGGCACTGTGAGCACGTAATGACTCAAGTGATGAATGACCCCATCGCAAAAGTGACGATAGGAGATTCGACAGCGGCCATCCTAGCAGGCGGTAGGGTAGGTTCATTCGCATCCAAGCACAGTCCTTGTCGGGTGACGTCTGGACTGCTAACAGCATCTGAGAAAGCGAGGCGATCTCACAGAGTGTGCATTCAGGTTTTTCAGATGTACTTGGAGTGGCCCGAGCGATCCATTCAGCTGTTTCTCCGAGTGGTCCTGAAACTGAATCAACGGTGCAAGTCGTATGCATCCGGTCTGCGATTTCTGTACTCGGGCGCGGATATGTTCGTGCCACTTACAAACAGGAAGATGGGCTCAGAGTGACACGGAGGGGGGCCTGCCTCGTCGGCGTCTAGCGTTTTGTCCACGCCACGGAGCAGCCTGTTGCATCCGGTATTTGTGTTCAGGTCTACGTGCATTCACTGAACGCAGCGGAGGAAGCAGGGAACAAGTGTACCCTCGAGTGTCTTCCCAACAAAGACAGTCGGGCCTCTGCCACTGCATGTGCGCTCGCTGACGGATTTCTGGTGGTCGCTCACTCGGAGACATACATGACATATTTCTCAGTTGCTGAGAAAGCAGGCTTCTGCGAATATCAGCACTCAGCCCGAATTGTGTCCCTCTTCCCCAATCGACCGTGTACGAAAACGGTTTTCCAGGACAAGGATGGTggcgtttttcttcacaACCCCTGCACGGAAACATGCGTCAGGTTAGTACCAGAATTAAAACGCTCGCACAACCTGGTTTCCCTACGACAACGAAGTTTGGACCAGGCGGCAGCAGCCATTCAAATCATTTAGACGTTGTCATTTCTGATAGTCTAGCGGTTGCTTCGCATGGAGTTGCCGATTTATCAAAGATCTTGAAAATGTCACCTTGTCGAAACTGCAGGGTCGTAAAGACTGACAAACCATTGTCAACAGTCCTGTGGGACGTGAACGATCCAACGATATTTGTGTGCTGTATGGAAAACGAAGTGACCACTTACTGCTACATGCCATATTATCTCCAAGGGGAAACGGTCATGGAGGTAAGTGACTGCCCGATCTCCAGGACATTCGAACGTGCACTCTCACCTCGTGATGGAACAGCATCGCGCAGCTGCCGCATCGAAAGACAGCTTCGGTTCCTTGGTAAGACTCATGCACCCTTAGTCTGTCTGAGAGAGCTCCTCAGGTCCAATCGCTTGACGAGAACCTGCACCTCGACGGGAAACGCACTCGGTGCGTCACGGAGCTCCCCGATCGTGGATGCCAGCCGCTGACGTTGCTGAACGGTAACTTCACAATCATCTGATGCCAAGCATTCGCAGAGGCATGCAGTTTGGTGGAGAGTTCGTTTATGTTTCTCTATTTCTGAAGCTGTATCTATTTCCCCTGTTGTTGCACCGATAGAATGCCTGTTGGTTTCTTGAATGTTGCCGAGCGGAAAGTCGAGACTTGCCTGCGGACCTTTCTCCTGCCACTCCATGCTGTCCTTGCAAATTTGTCTGGGGTCGTTTCCCGCCCAGGTATTCTCACGTACCAGCTTCCATCGGGGCAGCTGGCGACAGAGTGTTTAAAAACTCATAATTCAGTCGTCTTGGAACACAAAGGTGAGGGGACGATGGCTAGATGTTCCATCAGCTTGTTTTCTGTGAAATTCCATGAAGATCTGGCATATTGCAAATTCCCTGCAAGCGTCGAGTGCCCACGTGTAGTACCTGGTGGTGGGTCTAGTAGTGTTGTTTCTTTCCCTTGTGGCCCTTTGGCGTCGCTGTCCTACATTGGCTTGAGCGATCCACTAGACGGTGATTTTGGGAGTATAAGATGCACTAACACTTAGGATAGCTCGCAGAATGGGACTATCTGTGATGCTCGTCTGCTATGTTGTCTGCGCCTTTGTTTTTTATGTCTGACAACTGCACGGTCAATCAGCAgttatataaatatgtgaAAAAATACATATTCATTCACCACAGGTTGTCGCTTGGACACTGCGAAGTAGCAGTGATATCAAGGCGATTTGCGACCACGGTGCTAAGTCTTCTTCTGGCGAAAGTCCCGAAGTGCCGTCATTTTCTTCGTTAATTCGATAGTCTATTCTTCGGCCTCAAAACTTGAGCATACCCTCAGGCATCTCGGCTGAGAAAGCGCTTCCTAAAATCTTGCAGTTAGTGGCCCTAAACAAGTTACAAGAGGCCTTTGATGTGGCCAGGGACCGCATTTGCCTCCATTCAACTGCCATAACCAAAAGTATGTTCTCAAAACGTCACTGAGGAGAAGTTTGTAGCTACATAACGGAGCCGTCTGATCTGTTCAACATGAGACGTTCATAGAGATTGCTTGGATGCGGATGTAAGTCCACTTTCAACCTGTACCTGGATAAGATTATCGCTGGTGTTTTGTGCAGCACCcttggagagacagatatGGGAAATGCTGGGAAAAGCAGCGTTGGACCAGATGGACCTCGAATTGGCCGAAAAAGCGTACCAGCGAATTCCCAGGGCAGACATACTTATGTGGCTGAACGGCATTCGCCAGcgaagtgaagagaaactcgTTGCAATGGGCAATATCTACGGTAAGCGCTTGAGAGCAAACAGGAACCTTTTCTAGCGTGAAAATTGGTATGCTGCGGGAATTACTCTAATAGTCAGAACAGGGCAATGTCCAAGCCGTCGTCCCTTCAGGCTGTCCTGCTTGTAGTGTTTCTTTCGATGAGGTCGCGAAGGGTTCCTTCGCAGTTCCAGAAGCATTCCCCTGTGTCTTTCTATTCAGTTTCACGCAGTTCGGACGATTCGTGTAAACGCTTGCATAACCATATCCGATATTTATTCCTCGCCAAACTGGAGAGCTAGTGTATGGAGTTTCTCGTTGGCTGACGGTTTGCGCCACTTAGGCGCCCTGTTTCCGTTGTTGCTTACCGTCGCACCATTAAAGAGGGGATTTAAAGTATAATTATGAACAGGGCTGACTCTGCTTTTGACTGTTTTATCGTGGACACTCGTATGTCAACTCAGCACACATGGAAGACTACGACAAAGCGGCAGAATCGTTCTTGAAGTCAAAGCAAGCAACTCTCGCTCTCGATCTTCTAGTTGACTTGCAGAACTGGGACAGGGCTTTGATTTTGGCTCAGGTATGTCTTGCGCAGTGGTCGGTTAGACTGCGTGGTCTGCCGATACCATAGCGTCAACGAAAGGATAATAGACTGATATTCAACAGCACGGCTGCATGTGTTACACTTTTGAGCTCCTGTTGGCGCGCTGGGACTAGATGAAGTCGTTTCAAATTGGGTGTATACAGCCTTGCGAGGGTCGCCGCGTCTTGGTTTAAAAACCATATAACAGAGGCTCTTTCGTGTCGTAGGAAGGTTGACAATCTCAGTCAAACGCGACTCGATAGTCAAACGCACATTGCATGtgttcgtcgccttccagTCGATTTCACACCTTGAACACGTTAGCGCCGCAACACTTTCACCTAATTTGACCCAAACGATCACGACCTGAGAGTGGAATTACATAGACAATTGAACGAAGCCAGCAACCTAACGGCTGTGTCGTTTCATATTCCTTCACTTACTCTGTCGGCAGACTTTAGATCCGAAGAGGCTCGCCCCTCTCAACCTCCGGTACGCACATGATCTCGAGGCGGAAGGCAAACATCAAAAAGCTTTGCGTCATTATGAACGCGCTCGGGAGTTGTTCAGCAGATCAGAGGGTCACTGGCAACCGGAGCGACCGGCGGACGAAGCCTCAGCCGCATCCCCGAGCGAACGTGCAGggcaagagaaggagaaccgcggaaacagaagaacgtTTCCAACACCGAAAGTGTCACAACCCCAGCGGATCTGTCTCGCTGGCATCGCACGATGTGCCATACGAATAGGGGAAATCCAGCGCGGGATGCAGATGGCTGTCGATCTCGGTGACCGTGCAGTACTCCACGaatgcgcttctctccttgaaGACCTCAAGCAGTTCGCGGAAGCAGCCAGTTTTCATGAGAAGACGGGAAACACTGACAAGGCGGTTGCCTTGTACATCCAGGTGAACCTTCTTGAATCCTTTTCCCTGCGGGATAACGCTCCGTGATCTCTGTATGCAACACAATCACTTATAATGGAAATCTCTTCCTGGTTCTATAGATGATACACTGCTCTGGCCAGCCGTCATCGGCTCTGCAAAGACAG
It contains:
- a CDS encoding hypothetical protein (encoded by transcript TGME49_211380), coding for MPAKPDCFAFVWYGSKEVGLYDTLARQYAKFLLDSNAPVSALLWDCEGKCLAVSQTGEAQVTLWDATSQTAITVETGGREVTFMQWSTTQPVLAIATSKGFVFLYNRVTREKQTVVGTHTLAVRSGSWDSGDTIALGSEDKVVSVLTAEGTLVHAFQTRLSPSLIQFARYPAGPARGLSRLFSVLLGEQSVSIYSVDDPSDTLEISLNYGFVRDMTWADEKTLIVGYRYGDVDVLEVEMKKKKIVTVSSQRVFSQYLDGLSFSPKTKKVALAGDGAIRIISAHNWAEVTQEGIKLHPQIGRVAQVSWSTTGELLCFSTTTGYIACYSAWRPSLAASFLTTILHATSLSDLVISDAHTLSCSSSTITVDFEPAFASCGRHHCAVGAGHFVKYFSYNSSKVWFVGAGNMDCMLAKGASANNIHASS